One window of the Ammospiza nelsoni isolate bAmmNel1 chromosome 17, bAmmNel1.pri, whole genome shotgun sequence genome contains the following:
- the LOC132081108 gene encoding olfactory receptor 14J1-like, translated as MSNSSSISHFLLLALADTRQLQLLHFCLLLGISLAALLGNGLIISAVACSHHLHTPIFFFLLNLALSDLGSICTTVPKAMHNSLWDTRTISYVGCAAQLFFFLFFMGAEYSLLTIMCYDRYVSICTPLHYGTLLGSRACAHMAAAAWASAFLYSLLHTANTFSLPLCHGNALGQFFCEVPQMLKLSCSLSNFRELELIAISACLALGCFVFIVFSYVQIFRAVLRIPSEQGRHKAFSTCLPHLAVVSLFFSTIMFAHLNPPSMSSTSLDLALSILYSVVPPALNPLIYSLRNQELKAAVWKLMTGLFQEH; from the coding sequence atgtccaacagcagctccatcagccacttcctcctgctggcattggcagacacgcggcagctgcagctcctgcacttctgcctcttgctgggcatctccctggctgccctcctgggcaacggcctcatcatcagcgccgtagcctgcagccaccacctgcacacgcccatattcttcttcctgctcaacctggccctcagcgacctgggctccatctgcaccactgtccccaaagccatgcacaattccctctgggacaccaggaccATCTCCTATGTaggatgtgctgcacagctctttttctttctgttcttcatggGAGCAGAGTATTCcctcctgaccatcatgtgctacgaccgctacgtgtccatctgcacACCCCTGCACtatgggaccctcctgggcagcagagcttgtgcccacatggcagcagctgcctgggccagtgcctttctctattcactgctgcacacagccaatacattttccctgcccctgtgccatggcaatgccctgggccagttcttctgtgaggTGCCCCAGAtgctcaagctctcctgctcactcTCCAATTTCAGGGAACTTGAGCTTATTGCTATTAGTGCCTGTTTAGCATTAggctgttttgtgttcattgttttctcctatgtgcagatcttcagggctgtgctgaggatcccctctgagcagggacggcacaaagccttttccacctgcctccctcacctggctgtggtctcCCTGTTTTTCAGCACTATTATGTTTGCTCACCTGAACcccccctccatgtcctccacatccctggatctggccctgtcaattctgtactcggtggtgcctccagccctgaaccccctcatctacagcctgaggaaccaggagctcaaggctgcagtgtggaaaCTGATGACTGGATTGTTTCAAGAACATTAA